The Actinocorallia herbida DNA window GGAGCCTTCCGTAGCGGCCCATGGTGTCCGCCACGTCCACCAGGAGGGCGTGCGGGACGGGGTAGCGGGAGAACTCGATCAGGGCGTTGACGACCTGCTCGGCGTCGTGCCCGGCGGCGCGGGCGTTCCACAGCGCGAGCGGCGTCACCCGGTAGGTGTGGATGTGCTCGGGCGCGCGCTCCAGTTCGCAGAAGGGCGCGATCGCCCGGCGGCAGTCCGCCGCGCGCTCATGATCGACTTCGAGCAGGAGCGTCTTGTCGGACTGCACGATCAACGGGCCAGCGTTCATGGGCATTCATCCTGCAACATCTTTGGCCCCACCGGTGTTCCGCACCGCCCTAGATCCGCTGACCGCCGTTGTCGACCCAATCGCTGCCGCCGCCTTCCGAGAAGCTCGCGAGGAAGAAGACGTAGACGATGACGAGCAGGATGCCGAGCACGATCGCCACGCCGAAGATGATCCAGCTCGCCGTGGTGAGCTTGCGGGCCGAGACGGGGTCGGTCTGGTACCTGCCCATCGCGATCGCGGCGGTCACGATGCCGGGGATCGCGAACAGCCCGCAGCAGGTGATGGTGAGGATGATGTTGGCGACGAGCGCGCCGATGGCGGCGCCGTTGCTCGGCGGGGGAGGCGGCGGGCCGTAGCCGCCGTACTGGTTCGGATGCCCGGGGATGCCGTAGCCGTAGGAGCCCGGGTCGGGATTGGGATAGCCGTAGCTCACGGGAGCAGCACCTTCTCGCGTGGACTCAGCGGGGGGAACGCGGATGGTTCGTTCGCTGAAGGGTCGTTCGGGGGGTTTGACTCTGCAGCGTAGCGGTTGGTTGCGGGAAGTCTCACACGTCTTTGATGCCGGTGATGCGGTGCAGGGTGAACCGCTGCACCGACGCCTTCGTCCGGTCGTAGGCGGTGAGGTAGCCGCCGTCGACCCTGACGGGCTCGATGATCCGGCTCGTGGCCTGTCCCTGCTGATCCAGGTAGCCGATCCACACCCGGGTGCCGATGGCCGCGCGCAGCCGCTCGATCGTCGCCATCGAGGGGGTCCTGGGCGGCTCGCCGTCGGGCGCGCCGATGGCGGCGGCCTCCTCGCCCGCGCGGAGCGCGCGCACGGCCGCGATGGCCATCTCGGCGTCGACCGCCTGGTCGTGCTCGAGGGGCGGCCGGGCGGGCGTCTCGGTGCGGTGCGCGTCGGCCCGGGTGACGACCAGGCCGCCTTCGGCCGACTCGGGGACCGGCGAGAACCCGACCGAGCGCAGCGCCTCCAGCAGGTCCTGCCGGGACAGCCGGGAGGCCAGGACGGTCGGGGCGAGCCGGTACAGGCGGAGCGTCGCGGCCCTGCGGTCGGCGAGGATCTCGTCGAGGACGGCGGGGTCGTCGCAGCGCACGTAGGACAGGGCGGTGCCTACCCGGAGCCTTCCGTGCTTGCGGCCGACGTCCTCGATCAGGTACGCGAGCGGCTGCGGGACGGGGGTGGCGCTGTGCCTGGTCAGCAGGTCGATCAGTTCCGAGATGGTCCGGCCCGCGTCCATGGCCCGTCGGACGGATTCGGGGGAGAACCGGTAGACCGTCGCCCCGCCCGTCGACTCCACGTCGGCGGTGAGGGCGAGTTCGCGGGCCAGGTCTGGCACGAGGGGGCCGGGCGCGACGGCGGTGAGGTCGGCCTGGAGCAGCACATGGTCGACGGGCTCCGGCAGCAGCGCGGAGAGCGGCTCGGTGACGTCCTTCCCGGCGAGGAGCGCGTCGGTGTAGGACGCCTTGGCGCCGAACCCCGTGACGCCGAGGAAGGCGGCCTCGCGCAGGGTCCAGGTGACGAGCCGGGAGTGGAGGCCGCCCGTGCGGCGGGGCGTGCGCCACGCCAGCCGCTCCAGGACGGACTCCTCGGTGGCCGCGACGCCCTCGGCCAGCGCGGCGAGGGTCTCCCGGCGGACGCGCGGCGCGTGGGTCCTGATCGATTCGTCGGACAGCGCGTTGACGGTCTTGTCGCGATCGTCCTTGCCGCCGGCGAGTCCGGCCACCCGGTCGGTGTCCAGCCAGGCCCCCGCGAGGTCGGCCCAGCGCTCGGCGGCGCCGCGCAGCATCCACAGGTCGTAGGAGCGGGTCGGGGTCCACTCGGCGTCCCTGGCGAGCAGGCCCGCGGCGAGGGCCAGCTCGGCGAGCAGGGCGGCGTCCTGTTCCGGCACGTCGAGCAGGACGGCGGCGGCCTTGAGGTCGCGCACCCCCAGGCCCCCGCTGCGCAGCACCGGCGGCGGGTTGAGCCCCCACGCGTCCAGGAGCCCCTCCATCAGGCGCAGCGCGGTGAACGCCTGGCCCGAGGCGATCTGGTCGGTGAGCCGCCGCGCCCGCTCGGGGCCCTGGAGGGGCGGCTCGGTGAGGACGTCGGCGCGGAACAGCGTGCCGCCGCGCAGGTACAGCCCGACCTCGCGGGGCAGCGTGACGGTCCGCTCGTCGGTCGCGATGAGCAGGCCGCGGGCGAGCAGCCGCTCGATCGGGCTCGCCGCGGTGTCGAGCCGCACGGTGCGGCGCGCGTTCTCGATCCGCCCCGACGGCGGCCCCCAGACCAGCCGGTCGAGCGCGGTGCGCGCCTCGGGACCCGCGTCGTCGATGAGCGCGGCGGGGTCGGCGAGCCGCTCCGCGACGACCTCGGCGAGGCCGACCGCGTTGGCGAACGAGGTGGACAGGCCGAGATCGGCGGCGAGCGGGACGAGCCTGTCCAGCGGGAGCACCGCGAGGGCCTCGCGGGCGGGCGGCCCGAGCCCCGCGGGCTCGCGCAGCGCGGCCCGCACCCCGGGCGCGACCTGGTGCGACCTGCGCCGCCCCGGCCACAGCAGCCCGAGCTCCGTCAGCCGGTCGACGACCTCGGGCACCCGGGGCCCGAGCGCCTTCTTCAGCGCGGTCATGGTCGCGGAGGGAAGCACGATGGCGGCTTCCAGCGTGGCGAGCGCGCCCCGGTCGAGCCGGTCCAGCGCCCGGGAGACGGAGGTGGGCGCCGCCGCGCGGGCGGCGAGCGCGCCGAGGTCGGCCGGGACCGGCGAGATCAGTTCAGGGCGCGCCCGCACGAGCGCCGCCAACTCCTCGTCGGTGCGCCCGCGCAGCCAGTCCCCGTAGCTGTCCACGTCCGTTGCGGTCCCCCGTGCCCCTGCCCCGCCTTGCCTTGCGCGCGTTTTCAGGGCCGTGGCAGCAGGCCCAGGGCCAGCCGCGCCCAGGCCGACGTGAAGCGCTTCTCGTCGGTCTTGATCGGCGCCTCGTAAAGCGACTCGTTGGCCAGCCAGTAGTTGACGACCGAGCCGCCGAGGATCGCCGCGATGGCGTCCCAGTCCTCGTCGACCCCCGCGAACTCGGGCTGGGCGGAGATCCACTGGGCGATGCCCTCGTACAGCGGGTTCACGACGCCGTCGCGCATGTCGGCGACGAGGTGGGGGAACTGGTCGAGGTCCCGGAACAGGACCCGCACCAGCTCCTTCTCCTCGCGCATCTTCTCCAGGCCCGCGACGCAGGTCATGCGCAGCCGCAGCTCCAGCGGCCGGCCCTTGTACTGCTCGGACTCGGCGAGGACCGTGACCACCTGGTGCCGGGTGCGCTCGATGTGCTCCCGGACGGCGGCGGTCAGCACCTCCTGCTTGGAAGGAAAGTGCCGGTACAGGCCACCGGCGCCCGGTGACAGGCCGGCCGCGGCCTCGATCTCGGCCACCGAGGTCGCCGCGTATCCGCGCTCGGCGAAGAGACGCAGCGCTTCGGCCACGATCCGCTCGCGCGTCGATGTGCTCATGCCTTAGATCCTCCCCTAAAAGCCTAGGGCAGGTCAGACGTCGATGTCGTCGGCCACGGCGCGCAGCACCGTCGCGATCTTCTTCGCCTCCGCACTTGACGGGTGCTTGCCGCGCCGATACGTCTCCGAGACGTGGTCGAGGAGCTTGATCAGGTCCTCGGTGATGTTCACCATGTCGTCGGGCTTCTTGCGCTTGGCCTTCGCGATCGTCTTCTCCACCGAAGGCGGGGTGTCCAGTACGCGCACCGACAACGCCTGCTGCCCCCTGCGGCCCTCCACCACGCCGAACTCGACCCGCTGGCCCTGCTTCAACGTCGTGGCGCCCGAGGGGAGTGCGGAGGAGTGGACGAACACCTCACCGCCGTCATCGCGGGTGAGGAAGCCGAAACCCTTGTCGGTGTCATACCACTTGACCTTGCCAGTGGGCACGGTTGACCTCTGTGTCTTGGCTGCGGGTGCTTGGGATCTCCAAGGTTAATGCCTTACAGCGAAAGGGCGATACACCTTATCGGCCGATCCTTCCCCTCGCCGGAGCCCTCTCAACGCGCGGCGAACCAGGCGGGGAACGACGTCAGGTCGGGGAGGACGTGATCGGCTCCGTAGGCCGTCAGGGCCTCGGCGGTGAAAGGGCCGGTGGCGACGGCGAGGCTGAACGCCCCGGCCGTGCGGGCGGCGTCGACGTCGGCGGTGTGGTCGCCGACATAGGTGTGCGCGCCGTGCTCGCGCAGGGCCGCGCCCTTGGCCGACGACCAGAGCCCGCCCACGACCAGGTCGGCCTCCAGCCCGAGGTGGGCCAGGGTCGCGACGGCGTGGGGCCGGTTCTTGGCGGTGACGACGAGGACCCCGGCTCCGGCGGCGCGCACCGCCTGGACGGCTTCGGCGGCGCCCGTCATCGGATCGGTCGCCGGAATGGCAAGGTCGGGGTAGAGGGCGCGGAACCT harbors:
- a CDS encoding helicase-associated domain-containing protein, which produces MDSYGDWLRGRTDEELAALVRARPELISPVPADLGALAARAAAPTSVSRALDRLDRGALATLEAAIVLPSATMTALKKALGPRVPEVVDRLTELGLLWPGRRRSHQVAPGVRAALREPAGLGPPAREALAVLPLDRLVPLAADLGLSTSFANAVGLAEVVAERLADPAALIDDAGPEARTALDRLVWGPPSGRIENARRTVRLDTAASPIERLLARGLLIATDERTVTLPREVGLYLRGGTLFRADVLTEPPLQGPERARRLTDQIASGQAFTALRLMEGLLDAWGLNPPPVLRSGGLGVRDLKAAAVLLDVPEQDAALLAELALAAGLLARDAEWTPTRSYDLWMLRGAAERWADLAGAWLDTDRVAGLAGGKDDRDKTVNALSDESIRTHAPRVRRETLAALAEGVAATEESVLERLAWRTPRRTGGLHSRLVTWTLREAAFLGVTGFGAKASYTDALLAGKDVTEPLSALLPEPVDHVLLQADLTAVAPGPLVPDLARELALTADVESTGGATVYRFSPESVRRAMDAGRTISELIDLLTRHSATPVPQPLAYLIEDVGRKHGRLRVGTALSYVRCDDPAVLDEILADRRAATLRLYRLAPTVLASRLSRQDLLEALRSVGFSPVPESAEGGLVVTRADAHRTETPARPPLEHDQAVDAEMAIAAVRALRAGEEAAAIGAPDGEPPRTPSMATIERLRAAIGTRVWIGYLDQQGQATSRIIEPVRVDGGYLTAYDRTKASVQRFTLHRITGIKDV
- a CDS encoding TetR/AcrR family transcriptional regulator, coding for MSTSTRERIVAEALRLFAERGYAATSVAEIEAAAGLSPGAGGLYRHFPSKQEVLTAAVREHIERTRHQVVTVLAESEQYKGRPLELRLRMTCVAGLEKMREEKELVRVLFRDLDQFPHLVADMRDGVVNPLYEGIAQWISAQPEFAGVDEDWDAIAAILGGSVVNYWLANESLYEAPIKTDEKRFTSAWARLALGLLPRP
- a CDS encoding cold-shock protein → MPTGKVKWYDTDKGFGFLTRDDGGEVFVHSSALPSGATTLKQGQRVEFGVVEGRRGQQALSVRVLDTPPSVEKTIAKAKRKKPDDMVNITEDLIKLLDHVSETYRRGKHPSSAEAKKIATVLRAVADDIDV
- a CDS encoding HAD family hydrolase, coding for MRVGYDGMTTGMIGFDLDMTLADTRRGIGAVYAALAAETGVAIDVPVVTARLGPPLDMELAHWFPAEHIPEMVERFRALYPDLAIPATDPMTGAAEAVQAVRAAGAGVLVVTAKNRPHAVATLAHLGLEADLVVGGLWSSAKGAALREHGAHTYVGDHTADVDAARTAGAFSLAVATGPFTAEALTAYGADHVLPDLTSFPAWFAAR